From the Butyrivibrio fibrisolvens genome, one window contains:
- a CDS encoding SpoIIE family protein phosphatase has translation MFRNMKISIKILLVIMIMSLGSLLIIFGASYYFMNSMVEEFEHTNITLGLNSSTIAKDSLLDQAEDYLVKIVDKQAQAANEKFYSVNRIVTQSSMYIHSLYKDSDNFKGKAIPAPDETVMGVASSKYFLVKGVDNTQKIQDEVSILSNSEYMFAPYLECNSMLNNIYIGTESGISYRYSRSNQFNPDYDPRVRDWYIEAVSNDGKLVWLPTYLDSYGNTCITAAIDYKDADGNIKGVVASDVALQDLIDDVMSMKIGDTGTCFILDADYNFIAHYDMDSDSFYSDIYAHFDNDDFINMLSTSNKGIIETVYEGINSYIAFSKLEETGWIFCASINTSEVTSPADNAKAQSDLMTQQSQELMQTRIFNINKLFVIYFAVVGIILILVSFAVSGTITRPMQVLAKNVQGIGKGNFDHKIPVESGDEVGSLAQRFNEMQDDLKTYMEDVKTATAEKERISTELSVATQIQSSMLPSIFPKYSEKKEYKIYATMAPAKEVGGDFYDFFYVDENHLAMVVADVSGKGVPAALFMVIGKTLIKDHTQPGIEPGTIFEEVNNILCESNEGGLFITAYEAVVDLRNGEVRYVNAGHEHPFLMHKTEDGTYKYEEMKIKAGIVLAGMEDMVYKTGTFTIEPGDCFYQYTDGVTEATDKDNKLYGMDRLTGFLNSHMDLDPEKLLPAIRKDIDAFVKEAPQFDDITMLSFKFMKYKD, from the coding sequence ATGTTTAGAAATATGAAAATCAGTATTAAGATCCTTCTTGTTATCATGATAATGTCCCTTGGCTCACTTCTTATCATCTTCGGGGCGTCTTATTATTTTATGAACTCTATGGTGGAGGAATTCGAGCACACCAATATCACACTTGGGCTTAACTCCTCGACAATAGCCAAAGACTCGCTCCTTGATCAGGCCGAAGATTATCTTGTCAAAATCGTTGATAAGCAGGCTCAGGCAGCCAATGAGAAGTTCTATTCTGTAAATAGGATAGTAACGCAGTCTTCGATGTATATACACAGTCTGTATAAAGATAGTGACAATTTTAAGGGCAAGGCAATCCCTGCACCTGATGAGACCGTTATGGGAGTTGCTTCTTCCAAGTATTTCCTTGTAAAAGGAGTTGATAATACGCAGAAGATTCAAGATGAAGTCAGCATTTTATCCAATTCCGAATACATGTTTGCTCCATATCTTGAATGCAACAGTATGCTCAACAATATATACATAGGAACAGAAAGTGGGATATCTTACAGATACTCCAGATCCAACCAGTTCAATCCTGACTATGATCCCAGAGTACGCGACTGGTATATAGAAGCAGTTTCTAATGATGGAAAACTGGTATGGCTTCCGACTTATCTTGATTCTTATGGTAATACCTGCATCACTGCGGCTATTGATTATAAAGACGCAGACGGCAATATCAAAGGCGTAGTAGCTTCTGATGTAGCTCTTCAGGATCTTATAGATGATGTTATGTCTATGAAGATCGGAGATACAGGTACTTGTTTTATCTTAGATGCAGATTATAACTTCATAGCTCATTATGATATGGATAGCGATTCCTTCTATTCAGATATCTATGCCCATTTTGACAATGATGATTTTATAAATATGCTGTCTACTTCTAATAAAGGAATAATAGAAACAGTATATGAAGGAATCAACAGTTATATAGCCTTTTCAAAGCTTGAAGAAACTGGCTGGATCTTTTGCGCCAGCATCAATACATCCGAAGTTACAAGTCCTGCTGACAATGCCAAAGCGCAAAGCGACTTAATGACGCAGCAGTCTCAGGAACTTATGCAGACCAGGATTTTTAATATCAATAAGCTTTTTGTTATATATTTTGCAGTTGTAGGTATTATCCTCATCCTTGTATCCTTTGCAGTATCCGGTACCATAACACGTCCGATGCAGGTCCTTGCCAAGAATGTACAAGGAATCGGCAAAGGTAACTTCGACCATAAGATACCTGTAGAAAGCGGTGATGAAGTCGGAAGTCTGGCTCAAAGATTTAATGAGATGCAGGATGATCTTAAGACCTATATGGAAGATGTAAAGACTGCAACAGCAGAAAAAGAGAGAATCAGTACCGAGCTAAGTGTGGCAACTCAGATCCAGTCAAGCATGCTTCCGTCTATATTTCCAAAATATTCTGAGAAAAAAGAGTATAAGATCTATGCTACAATGGCTCCTGCCAAGGAAGTTGGCGGCGACTTCTATGACTTTTTCTATGTAGATGAGAATCATCTTGCTATGGTAGTTGCTGACGTATCCGGCAAGGGCGTACCGGCAGCTCTGTTCATGGTTATAGGAAAGACCCTTATCAAAGATCACACACAGCCAGGTATAGAACCCGGCACCATATTTGAAGAAGTCAACAATATTCTGTGCGAATCCAATGAGGGTGGTCTTTTCATCACAGCATATGAAGCTGTTGTAGATCTTCGAAATGGTGAAGTAAGATATGTGAATGCCGGCCATGAGCATCCATTCCTTATGCACAAGACTGAAGATGGAACATACAAGTATGAAGAAATGAAGATAAAGGCAGGTATAGTACTTGCCGGCATGGAAGATATGGTTTATAAGACCGGTACTTTTACCATAGAACCCGGGGATTGTTTTTATCAATATACTGACGGCGTTACAGAAGCAACTGATAAGGACAATAAGCTTTATGGCATGGATAGACTGACCGGATTTCTTAACAGTCATATGGATCTTGATCCTGAAAAACTCCTTCCTGCAATCAGGAAAGATATCGATGCTTTTGTTAAGGAAGCGCCGCAGTTTGATGATATCACTATGCTAAGCTTTAAATTCATGAAATATAAAGATTAA
- a CDS encoding D-alanine--D-alanine ligase family protein, translating into MNISIVYGGTSEERCASSQNAHDIADALNSKGYKTKLIEFGMDIMATIKAAGTDVVFVCTQGKGYGDGTLQGMLEHEKIPYTGSGMRAASLINDKILCKSLFDKYNIRTPKWEILYKSRFMQGDFDFDALGYPFVAKAPTQGGSYGITLIQGPDDLPKIEDIFKYDDPILLERYINGKFYTAGIYERKGDIVSLPVVEGRDLDLFSSNRPDDPQLIVFTGNYDIAKSSLEKELEDEILKTARKVWNITYARGLARVDFMVSDTGNEAYVLEINAVPGLKRNSLMPREAQLMGIAYEDFIEDILLTALNQYTI; encoded by the coding sequence ATGAATATCAGTATTGTTTATGGTGGAACTTCTGAAGAAAGATGTGCTTCTTCACAAAATGCTCATGATATAGCCGATGCCCTGAATTCAAAAGGCTACAAGACAAAACTTATAGAATTTGGCATGGATATTATGGCTACGATCAAGGCAGCAGGTACGGATGTTGTCTTTGTCTGTACTCAGGGCAAGGGGTACGGAGACGGTACTCTTCAAGGTATGCTGGAGCATGAGAAGATTCCTTATACAGGAAGCGGAATGAGGGCTGCAAGCCTTATAAATGACAAGATATTGTGCAAATCTCTTTTTGACAAATATAATATCAGAACTCCAAAGTGGGAGATTCTGTATAAGTCAAGATTCATGCAGGGCGATTTTGATTTTGATGCCTTAGGATATCCTTTTGTAGCCAAGGCGCCGACTCAGGGCGGAAGTTATGGGATAACCTTGATCCAAGGACCTGACGATCTTCCAAAGATTGAAGACATCTTTAAATATGACGATCCGATCCTTTTGGAACGATATATTAATGGGAAATTCTATACAGCAGGTATATATGAAAGAAAAGGAGATATAGTGTCTCTTCCTGTTGTAGAGGGAAGAGATCTTGATCTTTTTTCTTCAAACAGGCCTGATGACCCACAGCTTATCGTATTTACAGGTAACTATGACATAGCAAAAAGCTCATTGGAAAAAGAGCTTGAAGATGAAATATTAAAAACAGCAAGGAAAGTCTGGAATATCACTTATGCAAGAGGCCTTGCCAGAGTTGATTTTATGGTTTCGGATACAGGTAATGAGGCATATGTACTTGAGATCAACGCCGTTCCGGGGCTGAAAAGGAATTCTCTAATGCCCAGGGAAGCGCAGCTTATGGGTATAGCATATGAAGATTTTATAGAAGATATTCTTTTGACTGCGCTTAATCAATATACAATTTAA
- a CDS encoding MFS transporter, whose protein sequence is MNKIRAYLFAGSTLTIILVAVFLWVLNVGKPSEYTTEPFNILIILTIIAIICLAAFFARGPVFNIYGKLETVNINAILITVLVIIQMAFFFEIISVHNQILNYQVYDKIRYATTVAERSTDEDLDRDLTHLLSFSITDIMVLDEDGNVIHSSDQNLIGTLSVEDNYTFPFGDGRRIKFIIDRTYNHDELRNEILDLLTVLVTSIFFSVEIVIMMLRIIQRKIEASITDNSLGTAAVEDDQSKMISALYYIRQISFVFYFASRLSSAFIPTMAKELINPLSFISDNTAAGLPQSAETLLTCSAIFITTIILERKGWKLPFMSGLILVALGTFISAVSPNLPVFILSRAVVGLGYGLCWMTLRNLSLFGKDEKEKLLGFALLNAGIYAGMNCGSALGAILADIFGYRTVFVISAVLTIMTSLFIIKLENSILPRKNTNNAKKGVDSSHTDTKEGKVLSSDTIPFAQKIQAIIFVILMIAPASIAASYLTYYLPLYFQNMGASTTDVGRAQLIYGIIIVYAGPMLSMFLITAADKSLKTMNIVYILMIAVSLLVPGFGSGILLPFLGAGLLGLADSFGFGVQNNYYLSLPAIEHLGASRSLSVLSFTKKMLEMIGPFVFAAAIMIGYQTGIRLLAVIFGLMAILFIILGKKKNELHHNRRP, encoded by the coding sequence ATGAATAAGATAAGAGCATACCTTTTTGCCGGATCTACGCTAACGATAATACTGGTTGCAGTTTTCCTCTGGGTGCTGAATGTTGGTAAGCCTTCAGAGTATACTACTGAGCCTTTCAATATTTTGATCATACTTACTATTATAGCTATTATTTGTCTTGCAGCTTTTTTTGCCAGAGGTCCTGTGTTCAATATTTATGGAAAGCTGGAAACGGTTAATATCAATGCTATTTTGATCACAGTACTTGTTATAATCCAGATGGCTTTTTTCTTTGAGATCATATCCGTGCATAACCAGATCCTTAATTATCAGGTTTATGACAAGATCAGATATGCTACTACAGTTGCAGAAAGATCAACTGATGAGGACTTGGATCGTGATCTTACGCACCTTCTAAGTTTCTCTATAACCGATATCATGGTTTTAGATGAAGATGGTAATGTCATTCATTCTTCTGATCAAAATCTTATTGGTACGTTGTCCGTAGAGGATAATTATACTTTTCCTTTTGGAGACGGTAGGCGTATCAAATTCATAATAGACAGAACCTACAATCACGATGAATTAAGAAATGAAATCCTTGACTTATTGACAGTACTTGTAACCTCGATATTTTTTTCAGTTGAGATTGTTATTATGATGCTTAGGATCATCCAAAGGAAGATAGAAGCATCTATTACGGATAATTCACTTGGCACGGCTGCTGTTGAAGATGATCAAAGTAAGATGATCAGTGCTTTATATTATATAAGGCAGATTTCATTTGTGTTTTACTTTGCATCAAGACTGTCTTCAGCTTTCATACCTACTATGGCCAAAGAGCTTATAAATCCGCTTTCTTTTATATCTGACAACACGGCAGCAGGTCTTCCGCAATCTGCTGAGACGCTTCTTACATGCTCAGCCATTTTTATTACTACTATTATTCTCGAACGAAAGGGCTGGAAACTGCCTTTTATGTCAGGCCTTATACTTGTTGCCCTAGGAACCTTTATATCTGCAGTATCACCAAATCTGCCAGTATTCATATTATCAAGAGCAGTGGTGGGTCTTGGCTATGGCCTGTGTTGGATGACTCTTAGGAATCTGTCACTTTTTGGCAAAGATGAAAAGGAAAAGCTCCTTGGCTTTGCACTTCTAAACGCAGGTATATATGCCGGTATGAACTGTGGATCTGCTCTGGGTGCCATTCTTGCAGATATATTTGGATATAGGACAGTATTTGTCATATCAGCAGTTCTTACGATCATGACTTCACTTTTTATAATAAAGCTTGAGAATTCCATCCTTCCTCGTAAAAATACGAATAATGCTAAGAAAGGCGTTGACTCTTCACATACAGATACTAAAGAAGGCAAAGTTTTATCAAGTGATACTATTCCTTTTGCTCAGAAAATCCAGGCAATAATATTTGTAATACTTATGATAGCTCCCGCAAGCATCGCCGCATCTTATCTAACATATTATCTGCCCTTGTATTTCCAGAATATGGGAGCATCTACAACAGATGTAGGACGTGCACAGCTGATATATGGAATCATTATTGTATATGCGGGACCTATGCTATCTATGTTCCTTATAACAGCTGCAGACAAGTCTTTAAAGACTATGAATATAGTATATATTCTTATGATAGCTGTAAGTCTTTTGGTACCGGGATTTGGATCAGGCATATTGCTTCCTTTCCTTGGTGCAGGATTACTGGGGCTTGCTGACAGTTTTGGATTTGGCGTTCAGAACAATTATTATCTAAGTCTTCCGGCTATAGAGCATTTGGGCGCTTCCAGATCGCTGTCGGTCCTGTCTTTTACCAAGAAGATGTTAGAGATGATAGGTCCCTTTGTATTTGCTGCAGCTATCATGATAGGATACCAGACCGGTATAAGGCTTCTGGCGGTTATATTCGGCTTGATGGCTATTTTATTCATAATACTTGGGAAAAAGAAAAACGAACTGCATCATAATAGGAGACCATAG
- a CDS encoding ATP-binding cassette domain-containing protein, whose amino-acid sequence MGWFDEQIKERNRADQKAFDEAFLRIASAVTGKRLSEILGDDSLATREALHEIMYFYHIVPSEVPNNIDKPEDEMEYLLRPHGIMHREVELTGEWFDDATGAMLAVRSDDGSVIALIPGHLGGYTFYDNKLGRRVKVTTLNEHLIEKKAIAFYKPLPMRKIGMHDLMIYAAENIYKSDVVIYVTMLVLTTITGMIITSLTKRIFGEVIDYGQIIPLLAIGVFLTLVQISMILFELVEEIVLVRVSTRLDINLQAATMMRILSLPSDFFRKFSAGELAGRSEYIAMIINSIFNSGLSAIFTAVISLTYLIQISFYASFLVIPALIITLIKSGITLLAVYMQIPITKEHMETSAKEQGLSYAMISGIHKIKLSGAEKRAFAKWGEIYARMLRHAYNPPTFLKIYPVLNTAVSTIGTIVLYVISYKNGISAADYIAFTTGFAFVSGALSSLTTAVATIAKLSPVIDMAKPIFETEPEISQDKQVIQSLSGSIELNNVTFRYSSEMPPVIDNLSLKIKPGEYVAIVGKTGCGKSTLLRLLLGFEEPEKGGIFYDGKDLSSIDLKSLRQKIGTVMQNGSLFTGDIYSNIAVAAPGLSIDDAWEAARKAGLADDIRKMPMGMATLVAEDGSNMSGGQKQRILIARAIAGNPRILMFDEATSSLDNTTQKHVCDALDKLKCTRIIIAHRLSTIRQCSRIILLENGNIKEEGTYDELMALGGAFYELLKDQTVVPTIE is encoded by the coding sequence ATGGGATGGTTTGATGAACAGATAAAAGAAAGGAATAGGGCCGATCAGAAAGCTTTTGACGAAGCTTTTCTTAGGATTGCAAGTGCAGTCACCGGTAAGCGCTTGTCAGAAATCCTTGGCGACGATTCGCTTGCCACAAGGGAAGCTTTGCATGAGATCATGTATTTCTATCATATCGTTCCTTCGGAAGTTCCAAACAATATAGATAAGCCCGAAGACGAGATGGAATACCTCCTTCGTCCTCATGGCATCATGCACAGGGAAGTTGAGCTGACAGGAGAGTGGTTTGATGATGCTACAGGTGCCATGCTGGCTGTAAGATCAGATGATGGATCCGTTATTGCTCTTATTCCAGGGCATCTTGGAGGATATACTTTTTATGACAATAAGCTAGGCAGAAGGGTCAAAGTTACAACACTTAATGAACATCTTATTGAAAAAAAGGCTATCGCTTTCTATAAGCCTCTTCCAATGCGCAAGATCGGTATGCATGATCTTATGATCTATGCAGCTGAGAACATTTATAAATCAGACGTGGTTATATATGTTACCATGCTTGTGTTAACCACGATAACCGGTATGATCATAACTTCACTTACAAAGAGAATATTTGGTGAAGTGATCGATTATGGACAGATCATACCACTACTTGCGATAGGTGTATTTCTTACTCTTGTACAGATCAGTATGATATTGTTCGAGCTTGTCGAAGAGATAGTTCTTGTAAGAGTATCCACAAGGCTTGATATCAATCTTCAGGCTGCGACCATGATGCGTATATTATCACTTCCTTCAGACTTTTTCAGAAAGTTCAGTGCTGGTGAATTGGCAGGAAGAAGTGAATATATCGCCATGATCATCAACAGTATATTTAATTCGGGTTTGTCAGCGATATTTACAGCAGTCATATCATTGACCTACCTGATACAGATTAGTTTTTATGCATCGTTTTTAGTTATTCCTGCACTTATAATAACGCTCATCAAATCAGGGATAACTCTTCTGGCAGTATACATGCAGATTCCTATAACCAAAGAGCACATGGAGACCTCCGCCAAGGAACAGGGACTTTCTTATGCCATGATAAGCGGCATACATAAGATCAAGTTATCCGGCGCAGAGAAAAGAGCTTTTGCCAAATGGGGAGAAATATATGCAAGGATGCTGCGTCATGCTTATAATCCGCCAACATTTCTAAAGATATACCCGGTTCTTAATACAGCTGTGTCAACTATAGGAACCATAGTATTATACGTAATCTCTTATAAAAACGGAATCAGTGCCGCAGACTATATTGCTTTTACTACCGGATTTGCCTTTGTATCAGGAGCACTTAGCTCGTTGACAACTGCAGTTGCCACTATAGCCAAGCTTAGTCCTGTAATAGATATGGCAAAGCCTATTTTTGAAACTGAACCTGAGATCAGTCAGGACAAGCAGGTTATTCAAAGTCTGTCCGGGTCTATTGAACTTAATAATGTTACATTTAGATATTCCAGCGAGATGCCTCCTGTCATAGACAATCTATCTCTAAAGATTAAGCCCGGAGAGTATGTGGCTATAGTTGGCAAAACAGGATGCGGCAAATCTACACTTCTTAGACTTTTGCTGGGATTTGAAGAACCTGAAAAAGGCGGAATCTTCTATGATGGCAAGGATTTATCCTCTATAGATCTAAAATCCTTAAGACAGAAGATAGGAACTGTAATGCAGAATGGTTCTCTTTTTACAGGAGATATATATTCCAATATTGCTGTTGCAGCTCCGGGATTATCAATTGATGATGCCTGGGAAGCAGCCAGGAAAGCAGGTCTTGCTGATGATATAAGAAAGATGCCTATGGGTATGGCTACGCTTGTTGCAGAAGACGGAAGCAATATGTCTGGAGGACAGAAGCAGCGCATCCTTATTGCAAGAGCGATAGCAGGTAATCCCAGGATACTTATGTTTGATGAAGCAACCAGCTCTCTTGATAATACAACTCAAAAGCATGTATGCGATGCGCTTGATAAACTAAAGTGTACCAGGATCATCATAGCACACAGGCTTTCAACTATAAGACAATGCTCCAGGATAATACTTCTTGAAAATGGTAATATAAAAGAAGAAGGCACCTATGACGAGCTTATGGCTCTTGGCGGCGCTTTCTATGAACTTTTAAAGGATCAGACTGTAGTTCCAACCATCGAATGA
- a CDS encoding NHLP family bacteriocin export ABC transporter peptidase/permease/ATPase subunit: MKKINKPSVHKVAKVPMTIQMEATECGAASLCMVLAYYDKWIPLDQMRLMCGVSRNGSNAKNILIAARKLGLVAQGYRFEPEELKQNGHFPCIVFWEFNHFIVVNGFKNGKVYVNDPARGRITMSMDRFDEGFTGVVLMFEPSEDFEPSGSPFKISSFIKERLEGTGQAIAFSVITSVIIAISGIILSGYSRIFLDKILTGNNPRWFIPFIASLSVISIVLIVVSFISAINSLRIEGKFSSIGATTYMWKVLHLPMEFFAQRMAGDIQQRKNTNEGIASRLINVISPLALQCGMMIFYLIVMIRYSYILSAIGIVTVIINLTVSRIITHKRVDLAKVLAMDNARLYQSTVSGISMIETIKGSGAENSFFERWSGIQAAANKQNVNYIELEHVMGTIPAIISAINNSVIMVLGIWLTINGLFTEGMLVAFQGFVSSFMTPARTLISAGQTFQEMETDINLMNDVLLYPDDPVSYSLNEDAGHSYDKLSGDIIIKDLTFGYSRLDEPLIKNLNLTIDKGSSVAIVGASGCGKSTLSKLLSGLYLPWSGQILFDGQNIQEIDRSVFTGSLAVVDQNIVLFEDTIASNIKMWDSSIEDFEMILAARDAQIHDDIMKRLGGYKYRICEGGKDLSGGEKQRIEIARVLAQDPTIIIMDEATSALDAKTEKEVVKAIKNRGITCIVIAHRLSTVRDCDKIVVLDNGRIIEQGTHDQLYAMKGKYAEFCGGT, encoded by the coding sequence ATGAAAAAAATCAATAAGCCTTCTGTGCATAAAGTTGCCAAAGTCCCTATGACTATTCAGATGGAAGCAACAGAATGCGGCGCAGCTTCTTTGTGCATGGTACTTGCGTACTATGATAAATGGATCCCGCTAGATCAGATGCGTCTTATGTGCGGCGTATCCAGAAATGGATCCAATGCCAAAAATATACTAATAGCTGCAAGAAAACTTGGACTTGTGGCACAAGGATACCGTTTTGAACCTGAAGAACTTAAGCAAAACGGTCATTTTCCATGCATAGTTTTCTGGGAATTCAATCATTTTATAGTAGTAAATGGTTTTAAGAACGGCAAAGTCTATGTCAACGATCCTGCAAGGGGCCGTATTACAATGTCCATGGACAGATTTGATGAAGGCTTCACAGGCGTTGTTCTTATGTTCGAGCCTTCTGAAGATTTTGAACCTTCCGGTTCTCCTTTCAAAATATCTTCTTTTATCAAAGAAAGGTTAGAAGGTACAGGACAGGCGATCGCATTTTCTGTGATCACATCTGTGATTATAGCCATATCGGGAATCATACTGTCAGGATACTCAAGAATCTTTTTGGACAAGATCTTAACGGGCAATAATCCGCGATGGTTCATTCCCTTTATTGCTTCTTTATCTGTTATATCAATTGTTTTAATCGTAGTAAGCTTCATATCTGCTATCAACAGCCTAAGGATCGAAGGTAAGTTTTCATCTATAGGTGCCACGACATACATGTGGAAGGTTCTGCATCTTCCTATGGAGTTCTTCGCCCAGAGGATGGCAGGTGATATACAGCAGCGCAAAAACACCAATGAGGGTATAGCTTCCAGACTCATTAATGTCATATCACCGCTTGCCCTTCAATGCGGCATGATGATCTTTTACCTTATTGTAATGATCAGATACAGCTATATATTATCGGCTATAGGCATAGTCACAGTTATCATTAATCTTACAGTATCAAGGATCATAACTCATAAAAGAGTAGATCTTGCCAAAGTTCTTGCTATGGACAATGCAAGATTATATCAAAGTACAGTCTCAGGGATCAGCATGATAGAGACTATAAAAGGAAGCGGAGCCGAGAACAGTTTCTTTGAAAGGTGGTCAGGGATACAGGCTGCTGCCAATAAGCAGAACGTAAACTATATAGAGCTTGAGCATGTGATGGGGACTATTCCGGCTATTATCAGTGCGATCAATAATTCTGTCATCATGGTTCTTGGTATATGGCTTACTATCAATGGCCTTTTTACAGAAGGTATGCTGGTTGCATTTCAAGGCTTCGTTTCATCTTTTATGACTCCCGCAAGAACCTTGATATCTGCAGGGCAGACTTTTCAGGAGATGGAGACAGATATAAATCTTATGAATGATGTACTTCTATATCCTGATGACCCTGTGAGTTATAGTTTAAATGAAGACGCCGGACACAGTTATGATAAGTTATCCGGCGATATTATCATAAAGGATCTGACCTTCGGATATTCAAGGCTAGATGAACCTTTGATCAAAAACTTAAATCTTACTATTGATAAAGGCTCAAGTGTAGCAATAGTCGGAGCCTCCGGATGCGGCAAATCAACTTTGTCTAAACTGCTATCAGGTCTGTATCTTCCCTGGAGCGGGCAGATACTATTTGATGGCCAAAATATACAAGAGATAGATAGAAGTGTTTTCACAGGGTCTCTTGCAGTTGTAGATCAAAATATTGTTCTTTTTGAAGATACGATAGCTTCTAATATCAAGATGTGGGACAGCTCTATTGAGGATTTTGAAATGATCCTTGCTGCAAGAGATGCTCAGATACACGACGATATAATGAAACGTCTCGGAGGATATAAATACAGGATCTGCGAAGGTGGCAAAGATCTCTCAGGCGGTGAAAAGCAAAGAATTGAAATAGCCAGAGTACTTGCTCAGGATCCAACAATAATAATCATGGATGAGGCAACCAGTGCTCTTGATGCCAAGACTGAAAAAGAAGTTGTAAAAGCAATAAAAAACAGAGGTATAACCTGTATAGTGATAGCTCACAGATTATCTACTGTACGTGATTGTGACAAGATAGTAGTCCTTGATAATGGACGCATTATAGAACAGGGGACCCACGATCAGCTCTATGCTATGAAGGGTAAATATGCGGAGTTTTGTGGGGGGACATAG
- a CDS encoding ATP-binding protein, with translation MKELTTKANVECLDTVTSFIDEELEALGCPPKTQIQIDVAIDEIFSNIAYYAYEDGNGLVTVQIEKGEDSPGVNITFIDSGTPYDPLKREDPDTTLSASDRQIGGLGIFIVKKTMDSVIYEYKDGHNILRIFKLF, from the coding sequence ATGAAGGAATTGACTACCAAGGCCAATGTCGAATGTCTTGATACTGTCACTTCGTTTATAGATGAGGAATTGGAGGCTCTTGGCTGTCCTCCTAAGACACAGATTCAGATTGACGTTGCAATAGATGAGATCTTTTCTAATATAGCCTATTACGCCTATGAGGATGGTAATGGGCTTGTTACTGTGCAGATTGAAAAAGGTGAGGATTCTCCCGGTGTTAATATTACTTTTATAGATAGTGGGACTCCTTATGATCCGCTTAAAAGAGAGGATCCGGATACAACCTTAAGCGCGTCAGATCGTCAAATTGGTGGCCTTGGCATCTTTATAGTAAAAAAGACCATGGATAGTGTCATATATGAGTACAAGGACGGTCACAATATTCTCAGGATCTTTAAATTATTCTAA
- a CDS encoding STAS domain-containing protein, with translation MLNINTTNDGGKMNVELDGRLDTTTAPMLESELKEKLGNSSELVFDLQNLEYISSAGLRVLLAAQKIMNKQGSMCIKNVSAAVKDIFEVTGFSDILTII, from the coding sequence ATGCTGAATATCAACACAACTAACGATGGTGGAAAAATGAATGTAGAGCTTGATGGAAGACTTGATACTACTACAGCTCCTATGCTCGAGTCAGAGCTTAAGGAAAAGCTCGGAAACTCCTCAGAACTTGTTTTTGATCTTCAAAATCTTGAATACATCTCATCTGCAGGTCTGCGAGTTCTTCTTGCAGCACAAAAAATAATGAATAAACAAGGATCTATGTGCATCAAAAATGTAAGCGCTGCCGTTAAGGATATTTTTGAAGTAACAGGTTTTTCAGATATCCTTACGATCATTTGA